A stretch of Candidatus Manganitrophaceae bacterium DNA encodes these proteins:
- the mutL gene encoding DNA mismatch repair endonuclease MutL, with product MSKIQILPESLANKIAAGEVVERPASVVKELVENAIDAGSRQIFITLSEGGIRRIVVQDDGEGMMREDALLAFQRHATSKVAEESDLAAITTLGFRGEALPSIASVARVRLVTQAASETEGTEIILEGGRVEGMKTVGAPRGSLFEVSDLFFNTPARKKFLKSAQTELSHATDIIFHLALSHPMIHFRLTHGKKVLFDVPAVSELKDRILQLFGEEVMGQLMEAHGGGHLAAGEDEGRLYLDTFFSRPPLRGNHRKDQYLFVNQRPVRSPLLSHAIYDAYGSYLMKGEHPCYILFLSIDPSAVDVNVHPMKREVRFQQADPVHESVRSLLRNTLSLAGLDELPVAVPFERILPMPSDRSFGGSNPDRPSRWVGWPGEAAEKRGTYWSAEKGITYEPEQPRNGEFGLRNEKQTDFQSALGIPHAELPPIRPLGQVYGTFLLAEIDGELTIIDQHTAHERILYERFLERWRALQQTQGGGPFGAVQPLLVPQQVDLPLNKAGLLRDYLGDLALFGWGIEHFGETTFLVREVPALISKIHLESFLLDLTDDLAALEISSKAEQPILNVIASMACHGAVRANQPLTSPEIEALLKDYFEMKTPPTCPHGRPILLRYPLLELEKLFRRK from the coding sequence ATGTCTAAGATTCAGATTTTGCCGGAAAGCTTGGCCAATAAAATCGCCGCCGGCGAGGTGGTCGAGCGGCCCGCTTCGGTCGTCAAAGAGCTGGTCGAGAATGCGATCGATGCCGGCAGCCGTCAAATCTTCATCACCCTCTCCGAGGGGGGGATTCGCCGGATTGTCGTGCAAGACGACGGCGAGGGAATGATGCGTGAAGATGCGCTCCTTGCCTTTCAACGGCACGCGACCAGCAAGGTGGCCGAGGAGTCCGACCTCGCCGCGATCACCACCCTCGGATTCAGAGGAGAGGCGCTCCCGAGCATCGCCTCGGTCGCGCGGGTTCGACTCGTCACCCAGGCGGCGTCGGAGACGGAGGGGACGGAGATCATTCTGGAGGGGGGACGGGTCGAGGGGATGAAGACGGTCGGCGCCCCCCGCGGGTCGCTCTTCGAGGTCAGCGATCTCTTCTTCAACACGCCGGCCCGGAAGAAATTTTTAAAATCGGCGCAGACCGAATTAAGTCATGCGACCGATATTATTTTTCACCTGGCTCTCTCCCATCCGATGATCCATTTTCGTCTCACCCATGGGAAGAAGGTTCTCTTCGACGTACCGGCCGTCTCGGAGCTTAAAGACCGGATTCTTCAGCTCTTCGGTGAAGAGGTGATGGGACAGCTGATGGAAGCGCATGGCGGCGGCCATCTCGCCGCCGGGGAGGATGAAGGCCGCCTCTATCTCGACACCTTTTTTTCCCGTCCGCCGCTGCGGGGGAACCATCGAAAGGATCAGTATCTCTTTGTCAATCAGCGGCCGGTCCGAAGCCCGCTTCTCTCTCATGCGATCTATGACGCGTACGGCAGCTATCTGATGAAGGGAGAGCACCCCTGCTACATCCTTTTTCTCTCGATCGATCCGTCGGCGGTCGATGTCAATGTCCATCCGATGAAGCGGGAGGTTCGCTTTCAGCAAGCCGATCCGGTTCATGAATCGGTCCGAAGCCTCCTCCGAAACACCCTCTCGCTGGCCGGTCTTGATGAGCTGCCGGTGGCCGTTCCGTTCGAACGAATCCTCCCGATGCCGTCCGACCGTTCTTTCGGCGGAAGCAACCCCGATCGTCCGTCGCGCTGGGTCGGATGGCCCGGCGAGGCGGCGGAGAAGCGGGGGACTTATTGGTCGGCCGAGAAGGGGATTACCTATGAGCCTGAACAGCCGCGGAATGGGGAATTCGGATTGCGGAATGAGAAACAGACCGATTTCCAATCGGCACTCGGCATCCCACATGCGGAACTCCCGCCGATCCGTCCGTTAGGGCAGGTCTATGGAACGTTTCTTCTGGCGGAGATCGACGGCGAGCTGACGATCATCGACCAGCATACCGCCCACGAGCGGATCCTTTATGAGCGGTTTCTGGAGCGATGGCGGGCGCTGCAGCAGACGCAGGGGGGCGGCCCTTTCGGCGCGGTCCAGCCGCTGCTCGTCCCCCAACAGGTCGATCTTCCGCTGAATAAAGCCGGGTTATTGAGAGATTATCTCGGCGATCTGGCGCTGTTCGGGTGGGGAATCGAGCATTTCGGTGAGACGACCTTCCTCGTCCGCGAGGTGCCGGCGCTCATCTCTAAAATACACCTTGAGTCGTTCTTGCTCGATTTAACCGACGATCTCGCGGCGCTGGAGATCTCGTCCAAGGCCGAGCAGCCGATCCTCAACGTCATCGCGTCGATGGCCTGCCATGGCGCGGTCCGGGCGAACCAGCCGCTGACCTCCCCGGAGATCGAGGCGCTGCTCAAAGACTACTTTGAGATGAAAACCCCGCCGACCTGTCCGCACGGCCGGCCGATCCTCCTCCGATATCCTCTCCTCGAATTGGAAAAACTCTTCAGAAGAAAATAA
- a CDS encoding acyltransferase has protein sequence MNNSTLLPHDWFGKPLPPNVLLGEGSWLYSSFSFLHFRSERPCGLRVGRNSGIYSGTFFNLGPEGEVEIGDYCTLVGVILSTNRRVVIEDYALFAHEVVIADSFADIPFGPGEGEGRRAPPTSQTEVIIRENVWIGARAVLLSGARIGEGAIVGAAAVVDFEVPPYAIVAGNPAKIVGWTRPRGNGIESERASSKP, from the coding sequence ATGAATAATTCCACCCTCCTGCCGCATGATTGGTTTGGAAAACCGCTCCCGCCCAACGTCCTCCTCGGGGAAGGGAGCTGGCTCTACAGCTCGTTTTCGTTCCTCCACTTTCGCAGCGAGCGTCCGTGCGGCCTGCGGGTGGGACGGAACAGCGGAATCTATTCAGGCACTTTCTTTAACCTCGGTCCGGAAGGAGAGGTCGAAATTGGCGACTACTGTACATTGGTCGGGGTCATCCTCTCGACCAACCGCCGTGTCGTGATTGAAGATTATGCCCTCTTTGCGCACGAGGTGGTCATCGCCGACTCCTTCGCGGACATCCCGTTCGGTCCGGGGGAAGGAGAGGGGCGCCGCGCCCCTCCGACATCCCAGACCGAAGTGATTATCCGAGAGAATGTCTGGATCGGCGCGCGCGCCGTTCTTCTCTCCGGCGCCCGGATCGGAGAAGGGGCGATTGTCGGCGCGGCCGCCGTCGTCGACTTTGAGGTCCCCCCTTATGCCATCGTCGCAGGCAATCCGGCCAAAATCGTCGGCTGGACGCGCCCTCGGGGAAATGGAATCGAATCGGAGCGAGCATCATCGAAACCCTAG
- a CDS encoding acyltransferase, protein MDLREITGAWDHASLPANVRVGEGCYLERKESFARFRSICEPGLTIGDRVKVYTWTTFNVEPSGRVEVGDDSILVGAVLMCAERIRIGKRVILSYHVTIADCDFHPLDPDLRKEDAIRNAPGGDPNQRPPLVTSPVVVEDDVWVGIGAIILKGVRLGRGARVGAGAVVTSDVPPGASVAGNPAKWVRPEVRADE, encoded by the coding sequence ATGGACCTTCGTGAAATCACCGGCGCCTGGGACCACGCCTCTTTACCCGCCAATGTTCGCGTCGGGGAAGGTTGCTATCTGGAGCGCAAGGAGAGCTTTGCCCGGTTTCGAAGCATCTGCGAGCCGGGGCTGACAATCGGCGATCGAGTCAAGGTCTATACCTGGACGACCTTCAACGTGGAGCCCTCCGGGCGGGTGGAGGTCGGCGACGATTCGATTCTCGTCGGCGCGGTCTTGATGTGCGCCGAACGGATCCGGATCGGGAAGCGCGTCATCCTCTCCTATCACGTCACGATTGCCGACTGCGATTTCCACCCCCTCGATCCCGACCTCCGCAAAGAGGACGCGATTCGAAATGCGCCGGGAGGAGATCCCAATCAGCGGCCTCCCTTGGTGACAAGCCCCGTCGTGGTGGAGGATGACGTCTGGGTTGGAATTGGGGCGATCATCCTCAAAGGGGTCCGCCTCGGAAGGGGAGCACGCGTCGGCGCCGGCGCGGTCGTCACCTCGGACGTCCCCCCCGGAGCCTCCGTCGCCGGCAATCCGGCGAAATGGGTCCGGCCGGAGGTGCGGGCCGATGAATAA
- a CDS encoding glycosyltransferase family 1 protein — MRAVVTGMIATYPVGGVVWDYGQYLLGLERLGFDVFYLEDTGWQTYDPTRKEYGEDGTYGARFLQQSLADLSPSLTDRWHFRDMNGKSYGIDATTMAEIVAGADLFLNVSGGSLLREEYMRCRRKVFIDTDPGWNHFVNFPKWDRRPGWQGSRGYRAHDHFFTYAERIGQPDCALPTLGLPWQPTRPVVIPERWRPAPPGNRWTTVMTWNNFQKPIEHAGVTYGSKEREFGRVEEIPSRAAASFEVAVGGAGVPHDRWRSLGWSVIDSHSISETAEAYRSYIQSSRGEFSVAKNVYVATRSGWFSCRSICYLAAGRPAVIQETGFSGIIPTGEGLFAFSTPEQALQAIASVEADYSRHQNAAQEIARLYFDSKRVLCDLLERIGLG, encoded by the coding sequence ATGAGGGCCGTCGTCACCGGAATGATTGCAACCTATCCCGTCGGCGGGGTCGTCTGGGATTATGGTCAATACCTCCTCGGTTTGGAACGGCTTGGATTCGACGTTTTTTACCTGGAGGACACCGGCTGGCAGACCTATGATCCGACCCGGAAGGAATATGGCGAGGATGGCACCTATGGGGCGCGATTTCTTCAGCAGTCGCTGGCAGATCTCTCCCCCTCCCTGACCGATCGATGGCATTTCCGCGACATGAATGGGAAGAGCTATGGGATCGATGCCACGACGATGGCCGAGATCGTCGCCGGCGCCGATCTCTTTCTCAATGTTTCGGGCGGCTCCCTCTTGCGGGAAGAATATATGCGCTGCAGGCGCAAGGTGTTCATCGACACCGATCCCGGCTGGAATCACTTCGTCAACTTCCCGAAATGGGATCGCCGGCCCGGCTGGCAGGGAAGCCGCGGTTACCGCGCGCACGACCACTTCTTTACCTACGCAGAACGGATCGGTCAGCCGGATTGCGCCTTACCGACGCTCGGCCTTCCATGGCAGCCGACCCGTCCCGTCGTCATACCGGAGCGCTGGCGTCCGGCCCCCCCGGGAAACCGATGGACGACGGTGATGACCTGGAATAACTTTCAGAAGCCGATTGAACACGCTGGAGTCACCTATGGGAGCAAGGAACGAGAGTTCGGGCGGGTGGAGGAAATCCCATCACGCGCGGCGGCCTCCTTTGAGGTGGCGGTCGGCGGAGCGGGGGTCCCCCACGACCGCTGGCGCTCCTTGGGCTGGTCGGTGATCGACTCCCACTCGATCTCCGAGACCGCCGAGGCCTACCGCTCCTACATTCAAAGCTCCCGGGGCGAGTTCAGCGTCGCAAAGAACGTTTATGTCGCCACCCGGTCGGGGTGGTTCAGTTGCCGCTCCATCTGCTACCTGGCGGCCGGGCGTCCCGCCGTCATTCAGGAGACCGGATTTTCCGGGATCATCCCGACGGGAGAAGGGCTCTTCGCCTTCTCAACCCCGGAGCAGGCCTTACAAGCGATCGCTTCAGTCGAAGCAGATTACAGCCGGCATCAAAACGCGGCGCAAGAGATCGCCCGGCTCTATTTTGACTCGAAACGGGTCTTATGCGATCTGCTTGAGCGAATCGGATTGGGATAG
- a CDS encoding ABC transporter ATP-binding protein — MTPRSGVTLYRRILLQARPYWPFLGLILLCDLLASPLFLLTPLPLKIAVDNVIGGAPLPWFLDLLPEGSVQTPLRLLFIAAGFQVLIVLLGQAQELTNYFLQTYVGETLTLGFRSTLFRHVQRLSLAFHDSKGTADSIYRIQYDAPAIQWITIHGVIPIVTSGVTLISMLIVTARIDGPLALIALAVSPFLFLLSREYNRRMRTDYQAVKGLESNALKIVQEVLTAVRVVKAFGQETREESRFAKESGAGMQARLRLALAEGLFGLVINLMIAGGTAAVLFIGVLHVQSGRLTLGELLIVITYISQLYGPLRAISRQTATVQSSLASAQRTFELMDELPEVVERPDARPLQRAAGAIAFDRVSFGYDPKHPVLREISFSIEPGMRVGVVGRTGTGKTTLISLLMRLYDPTEGKISLDGIDLRDYRLADLRNQFAIVLQEPVLFSTRISENIAYARPTAGQEEIIAAAQAARADTFISRLPDGYDTLVGERGMRLSGGERQRISLARAFLKNAPLLILDEPTSSVDTATEAEIMGTMGRLMQGRTSFLISHRLSTLQYCDLLLVIEGGRLVDLLSDPSAYVGAAHHADDLKRHLEEERSRD; from the coding sequence ATGACCCCTCGATCAGGCGTCACTCTTTATCGACGGATCCTCCTGCAAGCCCGGCCCTATTGGCCTTTCCTCGGCCTGATCCTTCTCTGCGATCTTCTCGCCTCCCCGCTCTTTCTCCTGACCCCCCTTCCGCTGAAGATCGCGGTCGACAATGTGATCGGGGGGGCGCCGCTCCCCTGGTTTTTGGACCTTCTCCCCGAGGGGTCGGTTCAGACGCCATTGCGGCTGCTCTTCATCGCAGCCGGGTTTCAGGTCTTGATCGTCCTTCTCGGCCAGGCGCAGGAATTGACGAATTATTTTCTTCAGACCTATGTCGGAGAGACCCTCACCCTCGGCTTTCGATCGACCCTCTTCCGCCATGTGCAACGCCTGTCGCTGGCCTTTCATGATTCGAAAGGAACCGCCGATTCGATCTATCGGATTCAATATGACGCCCCGGCGATCCAATGGATCACCATCCATGGCGTCATTCCGATCGTCACCTCGGGGGTGACATTGATCTCGATGCTTATCGTCACGGCCCGGATCGATGGGCCGCTCGCCCTGATCGCCCTCGCCGTCTCTCCTTTCCTTTTTCTCCTCTCTCGCGAATACAATCGCCGGATGCGGACCGATTACCAGGCGGTCAAGGGGTTGGAGAGCAATGCCCTTAAAATCGTCCAAGAAGTGTTGACCGCCGTCCGGGTGGTGAAAGCGTTCGGACAAGAGACGCGGGAGGAAAGTCGCTTCGCGAAAGAGTCGGGGGCCGGGATGCAGGCACGGCTTCGACTCGCCCTGGCGGAGGGCCTCTTTGGACTGGTCATTAACTTGATGATCGCCGGCGGCACCGCGGCAGTCCTGTTTATCGGCGTCCTTCATGTCCAATCGGGGCGGCTGACCCTCGGGGAGCTGTTGATCGTGATCACCTATATCTCGCAACTGTATGGCCCGCTTCGGGCGATCAGCCGGCAGACGGCGACCGTTCAGTCCTCCCTGGCGAGCGCACAGCGGACGTTCGAATTGATGGATGAGCTTCCGGAAGTCGTCGAACGCCCCGATGCCCGACCGCTTCAGCGAGCCGCCGGGGCGATCGCCTTCGACCGTGTCTCGTTCGGGTATGATCCAAAACATCCGGTCTTGCGGGAGATCTCCTTCTCGATTGAGCCGGGAATGCGGGTGGGGGTGGTCGGCCGGACCGGCACCGGCAAAACAACGCTGATCAGCCTGCTGATGCGGCTCTATGATCCGACCGAGGGAAAGATCTCCCTCGACGGCATCGATCTGCGCGACTATCGGCTGGCGGACCTCCGGAATCAGTTTGCGATCGTTCTCCAGGAGCCGGTTCTCTTTTCCACCCGGATCTCGGAGAACATCGCCTATGCCCGCCCGACCGCCGGCCAGGAAGAGATCATCGCCGCCGCGCAGGCCGCCCGTGCAGATACCTTTATCTCCCGACTCCCCGACGGCTACGACACCCTCGTCGGCGAACGGGGGATGCGTCTCTCCGGAGGAGAGCGGCAGCGGATCTCACTCGCCCGCGCGTTTCTGAAAAATGCGCCGCTGCTGATTTTGGATGAGCCGACCAGCTCGGTTGACACGGCGACCGAAGCCGAGATCATGGGGACGATGGGCCGGCTGATGCAAGGGCGGACCAGTTTTTTGATCTCCCATCGCTTGAGCACCCTTCAATATTGCGACCTGCTCCTCGTCATCGAGGGGGGACGGCTGGTCGATCTTCTCTCCGATCCCTCCGCTTACGTCGGCGCCGCCCATCACGCCGACGATCTGAAACGCCATCTGGAGGAGGAGCGATCCCGTGATTGA
- a CDS encoding glycosyltransferase, whose protein sequence is MTPDSDTIQAPRVGTQTASLLIPTHPKLQRPTVRGKFLYVGEEKWYLRGVTYGTFRPRGPHQEEYSPDQVEADFDLMAKNGINSVRTYTVPPRWLLDAAQRHGLRVMIGLPWEQHVTFLDDPRRAADIENRLRAGVAACAGHPALLCYSIGNEIPAPIVRWQGRRPVERFLERLYLAVKREDPGALVTYVNYPTTEYLQLPFIDLFCFNVYLESEATLNAYLARLQNIAGERPLIMAEIGLDSRRNGEEGQAETLDWQIRTAFSAGCAGAFVFSWTDEWHRGGHDIEDWDFGLITRTRRPKRALAAVRKAFSEVPFSSDLSWPLISVVVCSYNGAKTIRDCFEGLMRLDYPNYEVIVVDDGSTDETGAIAEEYGFQLIQTENRGLGSARNSGLAAARGEIVAYIDDDAYPDPHWLTYLAAMFMRTPHVGVGGPNLPPPEDGSIADCVANAPGGPIHVLLSDQEAEHIPGCNMAFRRSALLAVGGCDPQFRAAGDDVDLCWRLQQRGGTLGFSPAAMVWHHRRNSVVRYWKQQQGYGKAEALLAKKWPEKYNTAGHLTWSGRLYGKGWTQPLGWGARIYHGTWGSALFQSLYEPHPTTLASLPLMPEWYLLLLFLGGLSLLSPLWKPLWTVVPLFLLALVIPAIQSWLSARRAVFHGAPRGKRLLKLQVITALLHLIQPLARLIGRLRHGLSPWRGPGGGKHPDPLPQNQWALPLPRNATVWSERWQSAESRLYTLQSILKEKCGKYTEPYLQCGGDFDPWDLQLQGGLLGATRLQMVIEEHGGGKQLVRFRAWPRITQGGGLLFILLLTLSAAAMVDHAWIPAAIFGAGALFLIGRAVQECNEGLSSLLGAIDQTQGERKG, encoded by the coding sequence ATGACGCCTGACAGCGATACGATCCAAGCTCCCCGGGTCGGGACCCAAACTGCTTCCTTGCTTATTCCGACCCATCCAAAACTCCAACGGCCGACGGTCCGGGGAAAGTTCCTCTATGTCGGCGAGGAGAAATGGTATCTTCGGGGGGTGACCTATGGAACCTTCCGTCCCCGCGGGCCGCATCAGGAGGAATATTCGCCCGATCAGGTGGAAGCGGATTTCGATCTGATGGCCAAAAACGGAATCAATTCCGTTCGGACCTACACCGTGCCGCCCCGCTGGCTTCTCGATGCCGCCCAGCGACACGGCCTGCGGGTGATGATCGGACTTCCCTGGGAGCAGCATGTCACCTTTCTTGATGACCCGCGCCGCGCCGCGGACATTGAAAACCGCCTTCGTGCCGGGGTCGCCGCCTGCGCCGGGCATCCGGCGCTCCTCTGCTACTCGATCGGCAATGAGATCCCGGCCCCCATCGTCCGTTGGCAGGGTCGACGTCCGGTCGAGCGCTTTCTGGAACGGCTCTACCTCGCCGTCAAGAGAGAAGATCCGGGGGCGTTGGTGACCTATGTGAATTATCCGACCACCGAATATTTGCAGCTGCCGTTTATCGACCTCTTCTGCTTTAACGTCTACCTTGAATCGGAAGCGACCCTCAATGCCTATCTCGCCCGCCTTCAGAACATCGCCGGGGAGCGGCCGCTGATCATGGCGGAAATCGGGCTCGATAGCCGTCGAAATGGCGAGGAGGGTCAGGCAGAAACGCTCGACTGGCAGATTCGAACCGCTTTCTCCGCCGGCTGCGCCGGCGCCTTTGTCTTCTCTTGGACCGACGAGTGGCACCGGGGAGGCCACGATATCGAAGATTGGGATTTCGGTCTCATCACCCGAACGCGCCGCCCGAAGCGCGCGCTCGCCGCCGTGAGAAAGGCATTTTCCGAGGTCCCCTTTTCTTCCGACCTTTCCTGGCCGCTGATCTCCGTCGTTGTCTGCAGCTACAACGGCGCGAAGACCATCCGGGATTGCTTCGAGGGGTTGATGCGGCTCGACTATCCGAATTATGAAGTCATCGTCGTCGATGACGGCTCGACCGATGAGACCGGCGCCATCGCCGAGGAGTACGGCTTTCAGTTGATCCAGACGGAGAATCGGGGGCTCGGAAGCGCCCGCAACAGCGGGCTTGCGGCTGCTCGGGGAGAGATCGTCGCTTATATCGACGATGATGCTTACCCCGATCCGCACTGGCTCACCTATCTCGCCGCGATGTTTATGCGGACCCCCCATGTCGGGGTCGGCGGTCCGAATCTCCCCCCGCCGGAAGACGGATCGATCGCCGATTGTGTCGCCAATGCACCGGGGGGACCGATCCATGTACTCCTCTCCGATCAAGAAGCGGAGCATATCCCCGGCTGCAACATGGCTTTTCGCCGCTCGGCGCTCCTTGCCGTCGGCGGCTGCGATCCCCAATTCCGCGCGGCGGGAGACGACGTCGACCTCTGTTGGCGACTGCAGCAGCGGGGCGGCACCCTCGGTTTTAGCCCCGCGGCGATGGTCTGGCATCACCGCCGCAACTCGGTGGTCCGATACTGGAAGCAGCAGCAAGGGTACGGCAAGGCGGAGGCGCTGCTCGCCAAGAAGTGGCCGGAGAAATACAACACCGCCGGCCATCTCACCTGGTCAGGACGCCTCTACGGAAAGGGATGGACCCAACCGCTTGGATGGGGGGCGCGCATCTACCACGGCACCTGGGGAAGCGCCCTCTTTCAGTCGCTCTATGAGCCCCACCCGACGACCCTCGCCTCGCTGCCGCTCATGCCGGAATGGTACCTTCTTCTTTTATTCTTGGGAGGGCTCTCGCTCCTAAGCCCCCTATGGAAACCGCTCTGGACGGTGGTTCCTCTTTTTCTCCTCGCCCTGGTCATCCCCGCAATTCAATCGTGGCTGAGTGCGCGGCGGGCCGTTTTCCACGGCGCCCCACGTGGCAAGCGCCTGCTGAAGCTGCAGGTCATCACCGCCCTCTTGCATTTGATTCAACCGCTCGCGCGGCTGATCGGCCGTCTGCGCCACGGCCTCTCTCCTTGGAGGGGGCCCGGCGGCGGTAAACACCCCGACCCGCTTCCTCAAAATCAATGGGCTCTTCCCCTGCCCCGGAACGCGACCGTTTGGAGCGAGCGCTGGCAATCGGCCGAATCCCGGCTCTACACTCTCCAATCGATCTTGAAAGAGAAGTGTGGAAAATATACCGAGCCGTATCTCCAGTGCGGCGGCGATTTTGACCCGTGGGATCTTCAATTGCAGGGCGGCCTCCTCGGCGCCACACGGCTGCAAATGGTCATCGAGGAGCATGGAGGGGGAAAGCAGCTCGTTCGCTTTAGGGCCTGGCCGAGGATCACCCAGGGGGGAGGCCTCCTGTTCATTCTGTTGCTGACCCTGTCTGCTGCGGCGATGGTCGACCACGCCTGGATCCCCGCCGCTATTTTTGGCGCAGGCGCCCTCTTTCTCATCGGGCGGGCGGTTCAGGAGTGCAATGAAGGACTCTCCTCTCTTCTCGGCGCCATCGACCAGACCCAAGGAGAGCGGAAGGGATGA
- the miaA gene encoding tRNA (adenosine(37)-N6)-dimethylallyltransferase MiaA encodes MSNSDFIEKQERPWIVLVGPTAVGKSAIAERLALSLNTEILVADSRQVYQQMDIGTDKPSREARARVPRHLIDLIPPDHPFSAGTYIKYAEEKIAALRQREKLIFIEGGTGLYLKTLLYGLWEGPPADWDLRSRLMDEEKEGGAGTLHRQLAEADPAAAGRIHPNDLPKIIRALEVYQRVGRPLSELHAAHRFNAPPKGSYLFIGLRRDREDLYRRITRRVESQIERGLVEETAHLLAAGYSPSLQSMRGLGYKQMIPHLQGERTLEASVEILERETRRYAKRQMTWFRADPQIEWLDLRPDEPPEETAERILSLKYLKIML; translated from the coding sequence ATGTCGAATTCTGATTTTATAGAAAAGCAGGAGCGGCCTTGGATCGTGCTGGTGGGTCCGACTGCGGTCGGGAAAAGCGCCATCGCCGAGCGCCTCGCCCTGTCCCTAAATACGGAAATCCTTGTCGCCGACTCCCGCCAGGTCTATCAACAGATGGACATCGGCACCGACAAGCCCTCCCGGGAGGCCCGGGCGCGCGTTCCGCGGCACTTAATCGATCTGATCCCCCCCGATCACCCTTTCTCGGCCGGAACCTATATAAAATATGCGGAGGAGAAGATCGCGGCGCTGCGCCAACGGGAGAAGTTGATTTTTATCGAGGGAGGGACCGGCCTCTATCTGAAAACACTTCTCTATGGACTGTGGGAGGGGCCGCCGGCCGATTGGGATCTTCGAAGCCGTCTTATGGATGAGGAGAAGGAAGGGGGCGCGGGGACGCTGCACCGGCAGCTTGCCGAGGCCGATCCCGCCGCGGCGGGGCGGATTCACCCGAATGATCTCCCCAAAATCATCCGAGCGCTCGAGGTCTATCAACGGGTCGGCCGACCGCTCTCCGAGCTGCATGCGGCCCATCGGTTCAACGCGCCGCCGAAGGGATCGTATCTTTTCATCGGGCTGCGGCGAGATCGGGAAGATCTCTACCGACGGATTACACGGCGGGTCGAATCGCAAATCGAGCGGGGATTGGTGGAGGAGACTGCCCATCTTCTCGCGGCGGGATATTCACCCAGCCTGCAGTCGATGCGGGGATTGGGGTACAAACAGATGATCCCCCATCTTCAGGGCGAGCGGACGTTGGAGGCGTCGGTGGAAATCCTCGAGCGGGAGACCCGCCGTTATGCAAAGCGGCAGATGACCTGGTTTCGGGCCGATCCCCAAATCGAATGGCTCGATTTGCGGCCGGACGAGCCGCCGGAGGAGACCGCCGAGCGGATTCTCAGCTTGAAGTATTTAAAGATTATGTTATAA
- the mtnP gene encoding S-methyl-5'-thioadenosine phosphorylase, producing MAQKQRSKKPAGRSLKRTKTTSRKGASGLSQARIGIIGGSGLYQMEALKEVRELSLSTPFGKPSGKFILGTLEGTPVAFLARHGQGHVLLPSEINYRANIFAMKTLGVERILSVSAVGSMKEKIVPGHIAIPSQFCDLTKGRKSTFFGGGIVAHVSLADPVCPELGGIVEEAAAAVGATTHRGGTYLCMEGPQFSTRAESQIYRGWGIDVIGMTNATEAKLAREAEICYITIALATDYDCWHVSEEPVTVEMVIKTLLENVALSKKIIQAAVGRIGEERRCPCAEAMKHAIITPMSAVPKKTRADLKPIIGKYV from the coding sequence ATGGCGCAGAAGCAACGATCGAAAAAGCCGGCGGGCCGCTCATTAAAGAGGACGAAAACAACCTCCCGGAAGGGTGCTTCAGGCCTTTCTCAAGCGCGGATCGGGATCATCGGCGGAAGCGGCCTCTATCAGATGGAGGCGCTGAAAGAGGTCCGGGAGCTCTCCCTCTCGACCCCGTTCGGGAAGCCCTCCGGAAAATTCATCCTCGGCACATTGGAAGGGACGCCGGTTGCTTTTCTGGCCCGTCACGGACAAGGGCATGTCCTGCTCCCCTCGGAGATCAATTATCGCGCCAATATCTTCGCCATGAAGACCCTCGGCGTCGAGCGGATCCTTTCGGTCAGCGCGGTCGGCAGCATGAAAGAGAAGATTGTGCCGGGGCATATCGCCATCCCGAGCCAGTTTTGTGATCTCACAAAGGGGAGAAAGAGCACCTTCTTCGGCGGAGGGATCGTCGCGCATGTCAGCCTTGCCGACCCGGTCTGTCCGGAGCTGGGGGGAATCGTTGAGGAAGCGGCGGCGGCGGTCGGCGCGACGACGCATCGGGGCGGGACCTACCTCTGCATGGAGGGGCCGCAATTCTCTACCCGGGCCGAATCACAGATCTATCGCGGCTGGGGGATCGATGTCATCGGCATGACCAACGCCACCGAAGCAAAGCTCGCCCGCGAGGCCGAGATCTGCTACATCACGATCGCGCTGGCGACCGACTATGACTGCTGGCATGTTTCCGAAGAGCCGGTCACGGTGGAGATGGTCATCAAAACCCTCCTGGAAAATGTTGCCCTCTCGAAGAAGATTATTCAGGCGGCGGTCGGTCGGATCGGAGAGGAGCGGCGCTGTCCCTGCGCCGAAGCGATGAAGCATGCCATCATCACCCCGATGTCGGCCGTTCCCAAAAAGACGCGGGCCGATCTAAAACCGATCATCGGAAAATATGTCTGA